DNA sequence from the Salvelinus alpinus chromosome 7, SLU_Salpinus.1, whole genome shotgun sequence genome:
GAGACGCAAGCCAACAGAAAGACGTAGagaccacagccaacagagagacgtagagacgcaagccaacagagagacgtagaccacagccaacagagagacgtagagacgcaagccaacagagagacgtagagacgcaggccaacagagagacgtagaccacagccaacagagagacgtagaccacagccaacagagagacgtagagacgcaagccaacagagagacgtagaccacagccaacagagagacgtagaccacagccaacagagagacgtagagaccacagccaacagagagacgtagaccacagccaacagagagacgtagaccacagccaacagagagacgtagaccacagccaacagagagacgtagagaccacagccaacagagagacgtagaccacagccaacagagagacgtagaccacagccaacagagagacgtagagacgcaggccaacagagagacgtagaccacagccaacagagagacgtagaccacagccaacagagagacgtagagaccacagccaacagagagacgtagaccacagccaacagagagacgtagaccacagccaacagagagacgtagagacgcaagccaacagagagacgtagagacgcaggccaacagagagacgtagagacgcaagccaacagagagacgtagagacgcaagccaacagagagacgtagagaccacagccaacagagagacgtagaccacagccaacagagagacgtagagaccacagccaacagagagacgtagagaccacagccaacagagagacgtagagaccacagccaacagagagacgtagaccacagccaacagagagacgtagagacgcAAGCCAACATAGAGACGTAGagaccacagccaacagagagacgtagaccacagccaacagagagacgtagaccacagccaacagagagacgtagagacgcaagccaacagagagacgtagagaccacagccaacagagagacgtagaccacagccaacagagagacgtagagaccacagccaacagagagacgtagaccacagccaacagagagacgtagaccacagccaacagagagacgtagagaccacagccaacagagagacgtagaccacagccaacagagagacgtagagacgcaagccaacagagagacgtagagaccacagccaacagagagacgtagagaccacagccaacagagagacgtagaccacagccaacagagagacgtagaccaaagccaacagagagacgtagagacgcaagccaacagagagacgtagagaccacagccaacagagagacgtagaccacagccaacagagagacgtagaccacagccaacagagagacgtagagacgcaagccaacagagagacgtagagacgcaggccaacagagagacgtagagacgcaggccaacagagagacgtagagacgcaagccaacagagagacgtagagaccacagccaacagagagatgtagagacgcaagccaacagagagacgtagaccacagccaacagagagacgtagagaccacagccaacagagagacgtagaccacagccaacagagagacgtagagacgcaagccaacagagagacgtagagaccacagccaacagagagacgtagagacgcaggccaacagagagacgtagagacgcaggccaacagagagacgtagagacgcaagccaacagagagacgtagagacgcaagccaacagagagacgtagagggGAAGTGTAACAGGCAGGGTAGTTTGCAGAACTAGCAGAAGAAGGGGAAGAGGGTATTCTTTTTATAAAGCTGCCAGAATCCCCTGCATTTTGGACAGTGGAGAGGGTAAGATAAACAAGAGTGTGTAGCCTATGTCAGATGAACTGtcttgtgtgtgagtgttttgaCCCAGGGTCTCAGTGAGAGATAGAGGTGATGTTAGAGGATGGGACAGAGGCATGGATGTGAACAGTATAGAACGGCAGTAGGCTTCTATTCTATTGATGGGCCAAAACTCTCACTCTCCTGTACTGTGAGTAGAACAAGACAACTAGTTAAGTTACAGAATGCTTAACCTATACCATGTTGTTATTACTATACttgacattacacacacacatatgcacacacacacatatgcacacatacacacatatgcacacacacacacacacacacacacacacacacacacacacacacacacacacacacacacacacacagttgaatatTTGGGTGGACATTTGATGGTGGTGGGTAGGgttgggtagggtagggtagggtagggttgggttgggttgggtaaggtagggttgggttgggttgggttgggtagggtagggtagggtaaggTAAGGTAGGGTTGGGTAGGGTAAGTTAAGGTAAGGTAAGCTATGGTTGGTTTGGGTAAGgtagggttgggttgggttgggtagtGTAAGGTAAGCtatggttgggttgggttgggtaaggtagggttgggttgggttgggtgggGTAGGGTAAGCtatggttgggttgggttgggtaagGTAGGGTTGGGTTGGGTAGTGTAAGGTAGGGTTGGGTTGGGTAGTGTAAGGTAAGCTATGGGTGGGTTGGGTAGGGTTGGGTAAGGTAAACTATGGTTGGGTTGGGTAAGgtagggttgggttgggttgggttgggttgggtaaggtaaggtaaggtaaggtagggttgggttgggttgggtaggGTAAGGTAAGCTATGGTTGGGTTGGGTAAGgtagggttgggttgggttgggttgggtaggGTAAGGTAAGCTATGGTTGGGTTGGGTAAGgtagggttgggttgggttgggttgggtaagctagggtagggtagggttggGTTGGGTAGGGTAAGGTAAGCtatggttgggttgggttgggttgggttttgTAGAGTCGATCTGAAAACGGAAGTATGCGTCCAGAATGAAGTTAGAAATAGGAAGTTGTCATAGTGAACTTGTCAGAAtaacccagtcagccagggtGTGTCAGTTGTCATAGTGAACTTGTCAGAAtaacccagtcagccagggtGTGTCAGTTGTCATAGTGAACTTGTCagattaacccagtcagccagggtGTGTCAGTTGTCATAGTGAACTTGTCagattaacccagtcagccagggtGTGTCAGTTGTCATAGTGAACTTGTCAGAAtaacccagtcagccagggtGTGTCAGTTGTCATAGTGAACTTGTCAGAAtaacccagtcagccagggtGTGTCAGTTGTCATAGTGAACTTGTCAGAAtaacccagtcagccagggtGTGTCAGTTGTCATAGTGAACGTGTCAGAAtaacccagtcagccagggtGTGTCAGTTGTCATAGTGAACTTGTCAGAAtaacccagtcagccagggtGTGTCAGTTGTCATAGTGAACTTGTCAGAAtaacccagtcagccagggtGTGTCAGTTGTCATAGTGAACTTGTCAGAAtaacccagtcagccagggtGTGTCAGTTGTCATAGTGAACTTGTCAGAATGACCCAGTCAGCCAGGGTGTGTCAGTTGTCATAGTGAACTTGTCAGAAtaacccagtcagccagggtGTGTCAGTTGTCATAGTGAACTTGTCAGAAtaacccagtcagccagggtGTGTCAGTTGTCATAGTGAACTTGTCAGAATAGCCCAGTCAGCCAGGGTGTGTCAGTTGTCATAGTGAACTTGTCAGAATAACCTAGTCAGccagggtgtgtgtctgtgagggaCGTGTGGTTGGGATTGGGAAGTGTGTTTCAGAGTCAGTCTTCTTATCatgtgacatacacacacattttctgtCCTCTCCCTTCACACGTCCTTTCTCTCATTCTTTTTCCCAACCCAACACTCCCTCCCTTGCTAttggccaacgtcatgacactattctctctctctctctctctctctctctctctctctctctctctctctctctctctctctctctctctctctctctctctctctctctctctctctctctctctctctctctctctctctctctctctctctctctctctctctctctctctctctctctctctctctctctctctctctcagtatggcAGCGTGGGACCTGTCAGTTACGGTGGAGGACCTGGGAGCTGATGCTCCGCCCATCACTGTCAGTGTGACCTCTGACCTACACATAGGTGGAGTCATCCTCAAACTGGTGGAGAAGTCACGTGAGTCACACACATATTCAGATGTATGGTCAGTATGGTGGAGACCAGCAGTCCCCCTACCCTACACAGCTTATATCCAAAGACAGAGCACTATATAGAGGTGATATTCCCTCATACTATCCACCACAAGTAGATTCCAAAGTACTGACTGTGCGGGGATTACATGGAGGACATGTTGTGTCAGAGGGCTCACCAGTTTCCTCCCCTGTGCAGAGGTAAAGCGCGACTGGTCGGACCATGCCCTGTGGTGGGAGCAGAAGCAGCAGTGGCTCCTGCGTACGGCCTGGACCCTGGAGAAGTGTGGCATCCAGGCAGATGCCGGGCTCATTTTCATGGCCCAGCACAAGTCCCTGAGGCTGGGCCTGCCCAACGGCCTGATCCTCAGGCTCCGGGCCTGCTTCTCTGGGCCTGTGTTCCGCACTGTGCTGGGCATCTGCAAGATGCTGAGTGAGTTCAGAAATCAATTCCTTTATTTTCTATTTTCCAGAAGTTTGTTGTAACATCAACCTAACAAATGAATCCACAAACTATTACCTGAGCTGAGGATAGATTTAAGTAAAAGAATGTTTGACGCTCCACAAAATGCTTTTTAACCCATCCCTCCACTCCATTCTCTATCATCCTTCTCTGGTTCCAGACATCCGTCGGCCAGAGGAGCTGTCCCTGCTGCGTCctgtagaggagaagaagaagaagaaagataaAGACTTGTCAGAGGAACTGTATGACCTCACAGAAGTGCCTCTCATCTCAGGTACACACTATGACATCATCATGGCCCCATCGACCCTCTGACCAATCACAATATGAAGAGCAGAACCCGCATAGTTATGTttgctgtagtagtagtggtagtagtagtagtagtagtggtagtagtagtagccgtagtagtagtagcagcagtagtagtagtagcagtagtagtagaagtagtagtatcagcagtagtagtagcagcagtagtagcagtagaagcagcagtagtagcagtagtttaatagcagcagtagcagtagtagtagtagtagtagtagtggtggtagtagtagtagtggtagtagtagtagccgtagtagtagcagcagtagtagtagtagcagtagtagtagcagcagtagtagtagcagcagtagtagcagtagaagcagcagtagtagcagtagtttaatagcagcagtagcagtagtagtagtagtagtagtagttgtagtagtagcagcagtagtaatagtagtaacataactagtaatagcagtagttgtcatagtagtagtagtagtgttggtagcagtagtattggtagtagcagtagtagcagtagtagtagtagtagtagtagtagcactagtagcagtagtagtagtagtagtagtagtagcatcaatagtagtagtagttgtactagtagcaatagtagtagtactagtacaagtagcggtagtagtagtagcagcagtagtagcagtagaagcagcagtagtagcagtagtttaatagcagcagtagcagtagtagtagtagtagtagtagtagttgtagtagtagcagcagtagtaatagtagtaacataactagtaatagcagtagttgtcatagtagtagtagtagtgttggtagcagtagtattggtagtagcagtagtagcagaagtcatagtagtagtactagtagcactagtagcagtagtagtagcagtagtagtagtagcatcaatagtagtagtagttgtactagtagcaatagtagtagtactagtacaagtagcggtagtagtagtagcaacagtagtagcagtagtagtagtactagctgtagtagtagccatagtagtagtagaagtagtagtagtagtagtagtagcagtagtagtagcatcaatagtagtagtagttgtactagtagcaatagtagtagtactagtacaagtagcggtagtagtagtagcaacagtagtagcagtagtagtagtactagctgtagtagtagccatagtagtagtagtagtagtagtagtagcagtagtagcattagtagttttactagcagcagtagaagtagtagtagtagtagtagaagtagtagttgtagtagtagcagtagtagtagtagtagtagtagttttagcagtagtagcagtagtagtaatagtagtagcagtagtagtagcatcaatagtagtagtagttgtactagtagtaatagtagtagtacttGTAcaagtagcggtagtagtagtagcagcagtagtagtagtagtagtagtagtagtagtagaagtagccatagtagtagtagtagtagtagcagtagtagtattactaatagcagtagaagtagtactagtagcacgagttgcagtagtagtagtagcagtggtagtagtaactgtagtagtagtagtagtagtagcagtagtagtagtagttgcagcagcagtattagtagtagtagtactagtagcagtagtagtagtagtagtagtagtagtagtactagtggtattagtagtagtagtagtagtagtagtagtagcagcagtagtaatagtagtagcataactagtagtagcagtagtagtcatagaagtagtagtagtagtagtagtagtgttggtagcagtagtattggtagtagcagtagtagcagaagttgtagtagtagtagttgttgttgcagtagtagtagctgtagtagtaatagcagcagtagcagtagtagtagtagtagtagtattagtagtggtagtagtagtagtagtagcatcagtagtaatagtagtagcataacagtagtagcaatagtagtagtaatagtagtagcagtagtagtcatacaggtagtagtagtagtagtattagtagtagtgttggtagcagtagtattggtagtagcagtagtagcagaagttgtagtagtagtagtcgttgcagtagtagtagctgtagtagtagtagtagtagtagtagtagtagtagcagtagtagtagtagtagtagttgtagcagttgtagcagtagtagtagcattaatagtagtcgtagtagtactagtagcaataataatagtactagtatgagtagtggtagtagtaatagcagtagtagtagtattagtattagtagtagtagtagtagtagtagcagtagtagtaatagcagtagcataactagtagtagcagtagtagtcatataagtagtagtagtagtagtagtagtagtagtagcattagtagttttactagtagcagtagaagtagtactagtagcactagtagcagtagtagttgtagtagtagcagtagtagtagtagctgtagtagtagccgtactagtagtaggagtagtagttttagcagtagtagcagcagtagtagcagtagtagtactagtggtattagtagtagtagtagtagtagtagtagtagcagcagtagaaatAGTAGTAGCAtaactagcagtagcagtagtagtcatagaagtagtactagtagtagtagttgtagtagttgtagcagtagtagtagctgtagtagtagccgtagtaatagtagcagtagtagtagtagtagttgtagcagttgtagcagtagtagtagcattaatagtagtagtagtagtagtagttgtagtagttgtagcagtagtagtagtagtagtcgtagcagcagtagtagtagtagtactagcagcagtagcagttgtagtagtagtagtagtagcagtagtagtactagtaatagtagcagcagttgtagtggtagcagcagcagtagtagtagcagtcgTAATAGTAGTAGGATCTAGATATATTTATTATATGAGCCAATATTGACCCTGGCCTGTTTCCCTTCCTACCCAGTGTCCCGCCCCTGCTTGTATAATGGAATGCCTGCCCATTTCGCTGACTCTCTTAAGACTGAGAAGGTGTACAAGATGCTGTCAGTCTCCCAGCCTGCACCTGCCCCAGAGGCCATCGCTAAGCTGTACCGCCCCGCCAGTGTGGTAGACAAGGCCCACATTCACAGCaggtacagacatacagacacagacatacacacacacgttttctctgtctctatcttcaCTTCTCTCTGTAGTTGTCCTTTGTTCTAACTAATTTCTCCTATCTCTCTCAGGTGGCTGGACTCTTCTCGTTCACTGATGCAGCAGGGCGTTCAGGAGAATGACAGACTCTGGCTGCGCTTCAAATACTACTGCTTCCATGACCTGGAgcccaaggtgtgtgtgtgtctatgtgtgtgagtgagtgatatAGAGAATGAAAAGTGATAGTTGGATTGGAAATAGCCTCTAAAATAGAAGTGTGAACTCTACTCTCGAATCTGACCATCTGGGTTTCACTGCCTCGCTTCTGTCTTCTCGTCTGACCTCTCACTTCTTTTTCtcactctttcttctctctcccctttctctccctctctctctgcctgctcacctttctctctgcccctcacctctcccccctccctccctctcagtatGATGTGGTGCGCCTGACCCAGATGTATGAGCAGGCTCGCTGGGCCATCCTACTGGAGGACATAGACTGTACTGAGGAGGAGATGCTGCTGTTTGGAGCTATACAGGTACACAGGATGGATACCTCCTAGACATGTGCCTTCATGCTAATACCTGAACCCCAACAATCCTGAACCCCCAAAAGAGAGCATCAACTGTcaaaaggatctgcagagaggaatgggagaaactcaaatttgcaaaaatgtctaaaaacatgtttttgctttgtcattatggggtattgtgtgtagcttgatgaggaaaaaaacgatttaatacattttagaataaggctgtaatgtaacaaaatttggaaaaagtcaaggggtctgaatacttcctgaatgcatTGTAACATCCCCACAATCATGTACTGACATGTAACTGGCCTGTGATGTCCCATTTCTAATGTGCTGTAAGTTTAACTATGACGACCTCTCTCTTGTCATCTTCAATCCCCCCCTTAGTACCACATCAACAAGCTGTCCCTGTCGGAGCCCCAGACGATGACCTCCAGTCCAGCCATGGATGACCTGGACTCAGCCCTACAGGGTCTGGAGGTCAAGCTGGATGGGGCAGAAAGCAGCCCCCAAGACATGCTGGTCAGAACATTAGGACTCTTTATTCCACCTGACAGAAACATGTCCCACAATATATTGCATTGTGAAGTCAAAATATATGTGTTTGTGACTATGTATTTCAGTTATGTATTTGACTTTAGATAAATAAAGTAGCCTCAGTAGAATGACATAAGATTTTATCCACACAGGGTAAAAAGATGCCAAAATGATTTCCCATGCCTATTTGAAAAGTCAGACATGGAATCATTAGCATGTTACTTTGTCTTCAACACAGGAGAACCTGACTGCCCCAGAGCTGAATGATTATTTGAAGATATTCCGGTAAGATCCGACATTTATGTGAAAACAATTCTGATTCCTCAATTACCTACTCTATATTTACAATGGAACACaccacattacacacacaaacacacacaatcagcacagccacacccacacacacagcatctgATGCATAATAACAGTAGTAAGTGTACTTCTCTTTCAGGCCCAAGAGGTTGACTCTGAAGGGATACAAGCAGTACTGGTTCAAGTTTAAGGATGCCTCCATCTCCTACTATAAGAGCAAAGAGGAGAGCCTGGGAGAACCCATTCAGCAGATCAACCTCAAAGGTATGAAGCAGACACTGagagagaatctcaattgcatttccttgattTCTTGCATCCTCTCTCCTGGCCTcgttctcaaaacccattggatgagaaggtcGGAGAAGAaatcaaggaaatgcaattgagattctcccttaaatccaatgtattttgtcTCTTTCACCTGCTTATACAAACAGTAAAATTACCTTTCACCTTTTTCAGGCTGTGAGGCTGCTCCCGATGTAAACGTCGCTGGACAAAAGTTCTGCATCAAACTTCTGATTCCAGCTCCAGAGGGCATGAACGAGGTCTACCTGCGCTGTGAAAATgtgggttacacacacacaaacgtacactGCCATATACATGAGTAGTACATTTCTTACAATCTAAGATCCACGATAAGGTCTAAGATCTTGCCCATGATTGAAGTATACGTTGCTCTGTTTAtctttcgctcgctcgctctctctttccaggAGGAGCAGTATTCCAGGTGGATGGCAGCCTGTCGTCTGGCCTCTAAAGGGAAGAGTCTGGCAGACAGGTTGTTCCAGAGCGAGGTCCAGAGCATCCACTCCTTCCTGGCCATGCAGCAGaccaaccccaacacacacaccgacGACAGCATGAGCATCAACACACACAGCCTGGTCTCTCCACGCTACAGCAAGAAGTACAAGGTCAAACAGGTACCAAGTAGCGATTAACATCTTCATCATGTGTGTGCCAATGATTAACCCTGATGAACTACATCACGAtacacaggtaactgccaaaataaaggaaacattaacataaagtgtcttaatagggcgtttggccagaacagcttcaatgcaccttggcatagattctacaagtgtctggagctctattggagggatgtgacaccattcttccataaGGAATCCCATTAGtatgtgttttgttgatggtggaaaATTCTGTCTCAGGTGCCGCCCCAGATTCTCCCATAAGTGTTTAATTGGGTTAAGATCTTGTGACTGaaacggccatggcatatggcttACATCGTTTTATTAGTGTTTACCTTGCCAAGAAAATACACCCCACACCATGAGAGCCGCCAGAACCTTAATTTACaaatgtttcctttattttggcaggtaCCTGTATATCAAACACAGTACAACTCAGTTGAGTCACTTGAGAGAGGCCATTATACCTCCCTCTAACCCCACATAATATAACCTTGACCCTCTTTCTCGTTGGCCATGCCCAGTTGACCCCTCGTATCCTGGAGGCATATCAGAACGTGGCTCAGCTCTCCCTGACCGACGCCCTGCTCCGCTTTCTCCAGATCTGGCAGGCCCTGCCAGACTTTGGAATTTCCTTTGTGGTGGTGAGGTAAGGAGGATCTGGCAGGCCCTGCCAGACTTTGGAATTTCCTTTGTGGTGGTGAGGTAAGGAG
Encoded proteins:
- the LOC139581614 gene encoding fermitin family homolog 3-like isoform X2, yielding MAAWDLSVTVEDLGADAPPITVSVTSDLHIGGVILKLVEKSQVKRDWSDHALWWEQKQQWLLRTAWTLEKCGIQADAGLIFMAQHKSLRLGLPNGLILRLRACFSGPVFRTVLGICKMLNIRRPEELSLLRPVEEKKKKKDKDLSEELYDLTEVPLISVSRPCLYNGMPAHFADSLKTEKVYKMLSVSQPAPAPEAIAKLYRPASVVDKAHIHSRWLDSSRSLMQQGVQENDRLWLRFKYYCFHDLEPKYDVVRLTQMYEQARWAILLEDIDCTEEEMLLFGAIQYHINKLSLSEPQTMTSSPAMDDLDSALQGLEVKLDGAESSPQDMLENLTAPELNDYLKIFRPKRLTLKGYKQYWFKFKDASISYYKSKEESLGEPIQQINLKGCEAAPDVNVAGQKFCIKLLIPAPEGMNEVYLRCENEEQYSRWMAACRLASKGKSLADRLFQSEVQSIHSFLAMQQTNPNTHTDDSMSINTHSLVSPRYSKKYKVKQLTPRILEAYQNVAQLSLTDALLRFLQIWQALPDFGISFVVVRFKGSRKDEVLGIAPNRLIRIDLGVGDVVKTWRYNNMRQWNVNWDIRQVAIEFDGNVNMAFSCVTADCKIVHEFIGGYIFMSTRSREQSDTLNEELFHKLTGGHEAL
- the LOC139581614 gene encoding fermitin family homolog 3-like isoform X1 encodes the protein MGQNSHSPVLMAAWDLSVTVEDLGADAPPITVSVTSDLHIGGVILKLVEKSQVKRDWSDHALWWEQKQQWLLRTAWTLEKCGIQADAGLIFMAQHKSLRLGLPNGLILRLRACFSGPVFRTVLGICKMLNIRRPEELSLLRPVEEKKKKKDKDLSEELYDLTEVPLISVSRPCLYNGMPAHFADSLKTEKVYKMLSVSQPAPAPEAIAKLYRPASVVDKAHIHSRWLDSSRSLMQQGVQENDRLWLRFKYYCFHDLEPKYDVVRLTQMYEQARWAILLEDIDCTEEEMLLFGAIQYHINKLSLSEPQTMTSSPAMDDLDSALQGLEVKLDGAESSPQDMLENLTAPELNDYLKIFRPKRLTLKGYKQYWFKFKDASISYYKSKEESLGEPIQQINLKGCEAAPDVNVAGQKFCIKLLIPAPEGMNEVYLRCENEEQYSRWMAACRLASKGKSLADRLFQSEVQSIHSFLAMQQTNPNTHTDDSMSINTHSLVSPRYSKKYKVKQLTPRILEAYQNVAQLSLTDALLRFLQIWQALPDFGISFVVVRFKGSRKDEVLGIAPNRLIRIDLGVGDVVKTWRYNNMRQWNVNWDIRQVAIEFDGNVNMAFSCVTADCKIVHEFIGGYIFMSTRSREQSDTLNEELFHKLTGGHEAL